The proteins below come from a single Streptomyces sp. B3I8 genomic window:
- a CDS encoding glycosyltransferase family 2 protein produces MSSGIGTGNADGTGGDTTPKVGAVIITMGNRPDELRALLDSVAKQDGDPVEVVVVGNGSPVPEVPDGVRTVELPENLGIPGGRNVGIEAFGPGGEDVDILLFLDDDGLLARTDTAELCRRAFAADPELGIVSFRIADPETGVTQRRHVPRLRASDPMRSSRVTTFLGGANAVRTKVFAEVGGLPGEFFYAHEETDLAWRALNAGWMIDYRADMVLYHPTTAPSRHAVYHRMVARNRVWLARRNLPVLLVPVYLGVWLLLTLARRPSGAALKAWFGGFREGWSSSCGPRRPMKWRTVWRLTRLGRPPVI; encoded by the coding sequence ATGAGCAGCGGCATCGGCACGGGCAACGCCGACGGCACCGGCGGGGACACCACGCCGAAGGTCGGCGCGGTGATCATCACGATGGGCAACCGGCCCGACGAACTGCGCGCCCTCCTCGACTCGGTCGCCAAGCAGGACGGCGACCCGGTCGAGGTGGTCGTGGTCGGCAACGGCTCCCCGGTGCCCGAGGTGCCGGACGGCGTGCGGACGGTGGAGCTGCCGGAGAACCTCGGCATCCCCGGCGGCCGCAACGTCGGCATCGAGGCCTTCGGACCGGGTGGCGAGGACGTCGACATCCTGCTCTTCCTGGACGACGACGGACTGCTCGCCCGCACCGACACCGCCGAACTGTGCCGGCGGGCCTTCGCCGCCGACCCGGAGCTGGGCATCGTCAGTTTCCGCATCGCGGACCCGGAGACCGGTGTCACCCAGCGCCGGCACGTGCCGCGGCTGCGCGCCTCGGACCCGATGCGCTCCTCCCGGGTGACCACCTTCCTCGGCGGCGCCAACGCCGTCCGCACGAAGGTGTTCGCCGAGGTCGGCGGGCTGCCCGGCGAGTTCTTCTACGCCCACGAGGAGACCGACCTCGCCTGGCGGGCGCTGAACGCCGGCTGGATGATCGACTACCGCGCCGACATGGTGCTGTACCACCCGACGACGGCGCCCTCCCGGCACGCGGTCTACCACCGCATGGTCGCCCGCAACCGGGTCTGGCTCGCCCGCCGCAACCTGCCCGTCCTGCTCGTCCCCGTCTACCTCGGGGTCTGGCTGCTGCTCACGCTGGCCCGCCGCCCCTCGGGGGCCGCGCTGAAGGCCTGGTTCGGCGGCTTCCGGGAAGGCTGGTCCTCCTCCTGCGGCCCCCGCCGGCCCATGAAGTGGCGTACGGTGTGGCGGCTGACCCGACTGGGCCGGCCACCGGTCATCTGA
- a CDS encoding ABC transporter permease, producing the protein MSETTHDGGVAVSARPSPDDGMSAADLAAKYGLSVSGARPGLAEYVRQLWGRRHFILAFSQAKLTAQYSQAKLGQLWQVATPLLNAAVYYLIFGLILNASRGMSHDVYIPFLVTGVFTFTFTQSSVMAGVRAISGNLGLVRALHFPRAALPVSFALQQLQQLLFSMIVMVLVVVGFGSMPGLSWALVVPVLVLQFLFNTGLALIMARLGSKTPDLAQLMPFVMRTWMYASGVMFSITHMLKGKPEWIAHVLQVNPAAVYMDLMRYALIDQYGSSNLPPHVWAIALFWAVVLFAGGFVYFWKAEERYGRG; encoded by the coding sequence GTGAGTGAGACCACGCATGACGGCGGTGTCGCGGTGAGCGCCCGACCGTCGCCCGATGACGGGATGAGCGCGGCCGATCTGGCCGCCAAGTACGGACTGAGCGTCAGCGGCGCCCGGCCCGGACTCGCCGAGTACGTCCGCCAGTTGTGGGGGCGGCGCCACTTCATCCTCGCCTTCTCGCAGGCGAAGCTCACCGCCCAGTACAGCCAGGCCAAGCTGGGCCAGTTGTGGCAGGTGGCGACCCCGCTGCTCAACGCGGCGGTCTACTACCTGATCTTCGGACTGATCCTCAACGCCAGCCGGGGCATGTCCCACGACGTGTACATCCCGTTCCTGGTGACCGGCGTCTTCACCTTCACCTTCACCCAGAGCTCGGTGATGGCGGGCGTGCGGGCGATCTCCGGAAACCTCGGGCTGGTGCGGGCGCTGCACTTCCCGCGCGCCGCGCTCCCCGTGTCGTTCGCGCTGCAGCAGCTCCAGCAACTGCTGTTCTCGATGATCGTCATGGTCCTGGTGGTGGTCGGCTTCGGGAGCATGCCGGGCCTGTCGTGGGCGCTGGTCGTGCCGGTCCTGGTGCTGCAGTTCCTCTTCAACACCGGTCTGGCGCTGATCATGGCGCGGCTGGGGTCCAAGACCCCGGACCTCGCCCAGCTGATGCCGTTCGTGATGCGCACCTGGATGTACGCGTCCGGCGTCATGTTCTCCATCACACACATGCTCAAGGGCAAGCCGGAATGGATCGCCCATGTGCTGCAGGTGAACCCCGCCGCGGTCTACATGGACCTCATGCGCTACGCCCTGATCGACCAGTACGGCTCCTCGAACCTGCCGCCGCACGTCTGGGCGATCGCGCTGTTCTGGGCCGTCGTCCTGTTCGCCGGCGGGTTCGTGTATTTCTGGAAGGCGGAAGAGAGGTACGGCCGTGGCTGA
- a CDS encoding ABC transporter ATP-binding protein, with translation MAEYSDRPTVIADELHIVYRVNGARTGKGSATSALSRILRRGEERGVRKVHAVRGVSFTSYRGEAIGLIGSNGSGKSTLLRAIAGLLPAESGKVYTDGQPSLLGVNAALMNDLTGERNVILGGLAMGMTREQVKERYQEIVDFSGINEKGDFITLPMRTYSSGMAARLRFSIAAAKDHDVLMIDEALATGDRAFQKRSEARIRELRKQAGTVFLVSHNNKSIRDTCDRVLWLERGELRMDGPTAEVLKEYEKFTGK, from the coding sequence GTGGCTGAGTATTCCGACCGCCCCACCGTGATCGCGGACGAGCTGCACATCGTCTACCGGGTCAACGGCGCCCGCACCGGCAAGGGCAGCGCCACCTCCGCCCTCAGCCGCATCCTGAGGAGAGGCGAGGAGCGGGGGGTGCGCAAGGTGCACGCCGTGCGCGGTGTCTCCTTCACCTCCTACCGGGGCGAGGCCATCGGCCTGATCGGCTCCAACGGCTCGGGCAAGTCCACCCTGCTGCGGGCCATCGCCGGACTGCTGCCCGCCGAGAGCGGCAAGGTCTACACCGACGGCCAGCCCTCGCTGCTCGGCGTCAACGCCGCCCTGATGAACGACCTCACCGGTGAACGCAACGTCATCCTCGGCGGTCTCGCGATGGGCATGACCCGCGAGCAGGTCAAGGAGCGTTACCAGGAGATCGTCGACTTCTCCGGCATCAACGAGAAGGGCGACTTCATCACGCTGCCGATGCGGACGTACTCCTCCGGCATGGCGGCGCGGCTGCGGTTCTCCATCGCCGCCGCCAAGGACCACGACGTCCTCATGATCGACGAGGCGCTCGCCACCGGCGACCGGGCCTTCCAGAAGCGCTCCGAGGCACGCATCCGTGAACTGCGCAAGCAGGCCGGCACGGTCTTCCTCGTCAGCCACAACAACAAGTCGATCCGCGACACCTGCGACCGGGTGCTCTGGCTGGAGCGCGGCGAGCTGCGCATGGACGGCCCGACCGCCGAGGTCCTCAAGGAGTACGAGAAATTCACGGGCAAATAG
- the hpnC gene encoding squalene synthase HpnC — translation MTDAGTTRTGDPERDTLAKAADENFPVAPFFLPRPWRDDLMAVYGFARLVDDIGDGDLAPGGADARLLGVAPEQADDRLALLDAFEADLHRVFDATPHHPLLRRLQPTVRRRALTPEPFLGLIAANRQDQLVTRYETYADLLAYCELSANPVGRLVLAVTGTTTPERVRRSDLICTALQIVEHLQDVAEDLGRDRIYLPAEDMKRFHVQEADLATPSAGASVRALIAYEAERALGLLNEGAPLVGSVHGRLKLLLAGFVAGGRAAVRAIAAADFDVLPGPPRPGKLRLLREVGVTLRGEG, via the coding sequence GTGACCGACGCCGGCACGACGCGGACCGGCGATCCGGAGCGCGACACCCTCGCCAAGGCCGCGGACGAGAACTTCCCCGTGGCCCCGTTCTTCCTGCCCCGCCCCTGGCGCGACGACCTGATGGCCGTCTACGGCTTCGCCCGCCTCGTCGACGACATCGGTGACGGCGATCTCGCCCCCGGCGGGGCCGACGCCCGGCTCCTCGGCGTGGCACCCGAACAGGCGGACGACCGGCTCGCCCTGCTCGACGCCTTCGAGGCCGATCTGCACCGCGTCTTCGACGCCACCCCGCACCACCCCCTCCTGCGCCGGCTGCAGCCGACGGTCCGGCGCCGCGCGCTGACCCCCGAACCCTTTCTCGGGCTGATCGCCGCCAACCGCCAGGACCAGCTCGTCACCCGGTACGAGACCTACGCCGATCTGCTCGCCTACTGCGAACTGTCGGCCAACCCCGTCGGCCGGCTCGTGCTCGCCGTCACCGGCACCACGACCCCCGAGCGCGTCCGCCGCTCCGACCTCATCTGCACCGCGCTGCAGATCGTCGAGCACCTCCAGGACGTCGCCGAGGATCTGGGCCGCGACCGCATCTACCTCCCCGCCGAGGACATGAAACGCTTTCACGTCCAGGAGGCGGATCTCGCCACCCCCTCAGCAGGCGCATCGGTGCGCGCACTGATTGCATACGAAGCGGAACGCGCCCTCGGACTGCTGAATGAAGGCGCCCCCCTGGTGGGTAGCGTCCACGGCAGGCTCAAACTGCTGCTCGCGGGGTTCGTGGCAGGAGGAAGGGCGGCGGTCCGGGCGATCGCCGCCGCCGATTTCGACGTACTTCCCGGCCCGCCCAGACCCGGCAAGCTCCGGCTGCTGCGCGAGGTGGGCGTGACTCTGCGAGGAGAGGGGTGA
- the hpnD gene encoding presqualene diphosphate synthase HpnD, which translates to MIRTVESEPHVSPPVLAAYRYCETVTGQQARNFAYGIRLLPTPKRRAMSALYAFSRRVDDIGDGELADDVKKARLEDTRALLARVRGGEVGEDDTDPVAVALAHAADRFPIPLGGLDELIDGVLMDVAGETYETWDDLKAYCRCVAGAIGRLSLGVFGTEPGAPGADRASEYADTLGLALQLTNILRDVREDAETGRTYLPADDLAKFGCSAGFSGPLPPEGSDFAGLVHFEVRRARALFAEGYRLLPLLDRRSGACVAAMAGIYRRLLDRIEREPEAVLRGRVSLPGHEKAYVAVRGLSGLDARNVTRRTVRRRA; encoded by the coding sequence GTGATCCGGACCGTGGAGTCGGAACCACACGTGTCCCCACCGGTACTCGCCGCGTACCGCTACTGCGAGACCGTCACCGGGCAGCAGGCCCGCAACTTCGCGTACGGCATCAGACTGCTGCCGACGCCGAAGCGCCGCGCGATGTCCGCGCTCTACGCGTTCTCGCGGCGGGTGGACGACATCGGCGACGGCGAACTGGCGGACGACGTCAAGAAGGCCCGCCTCGAGGACACCCGGGCGCTGCTCGCCCGGGTCCGCGGGGGAGAGGTCGGCGAGGACGACACCGACCCGGTGGCCGTCGCCCTCGCGCACGCCGCCGACCGGTTCCCGATCCCGCTCGGCGGGCTCGACGAACTCATCGACGGCGTCCTGATGGACGTCGCCGGCGAGACCTACGAGACGTGGGACGACCTCAAGGCGTACTGCCGCTGCGTCGCCGGTGCCATCGGACGGCTCTCGCTCGGCGTGTTCGGCACCGAGCCCGGAGCGCCCGGCGCCGACCGCGCCTCCGAGTACGCCGACACCCTGGGGCTGGCCCTGCAGCTCACCAACATCCTGCGGGACGTACGCGAGGACGCCGAGACCGGCCGTACCTATCTCCCCGCCGACGACCTCGCCAAGTTCGGCTGCTCCGCCGGATTCTCCGGACCCCTTCCACCCGAGGGATCCGATTTCGCGGGCCTCGTGCACTTCGAAGTGCGTAGGGCCCGCGCCCTTTTCGCCGAGGGCTACCGGCTGCTGCCCCTGCTCGACCGGCGCAGCGGTGCCTGCGTCGCCGCCATGGCGGGCATCTACCGCCGGCTCCTCGACCGCATCGAACGCGAACCGGAGGCCGTGCTGCGCGGCCGGGTCTCGCTGCCCGGACACGAGAAGGCCTACGTCGCCGTGCGCGGCCTGTCCGGCCTCGACGCCCGCAACGTCACCCGGCGCACCGTCAGGAGGCGCGCCTGA
- a CDS encoding DUF6380 family protein, whose protein sequence is MSDGTSPYGGPDGDGSGRPPTCAATRGKRQATPCRRTASLTASVRRTPCRRGGAAAGKGVR, encoded by the coding sequence ATGAGCGACGGGACGAGCCCGTACGGCGGGCCGGACGGAGACGGCTCCGGGCGCCCGCCGACGTGCGCGGCGACCCGCGGGAAGAGGCAGGCAACCCCGTGCCGTCGCACCGCGTCCCTGACTGCGTCGGTCCGCCGCACTCCGTGCCGCCGTGGCGGAGCCGCCGCGGGAAAGGGTGTGCGATGA
- the hpnE gene encoding hydroxysqualene dehydroxylase HpnE has protein sequence MSEATLPGEPGADAAGRAGGPATAVVVGGGLAGVTAALALADAGVRVTLLEGRPRLGGLAFSFHRGDLTVDNGQHVYLRCCTAYRWFLDRIDAASLAPLQDRLEVPVVDPRRRPGRRLGTLRRDALPVPLHLGRSLATYPHLSLTERAKVGRAALALRALDLDDPALDERDFAGWLAEHGQSERAVEALWDLVGVATLNAVAKDASLALAAMVFKTGLLSDPGAADIGWARVPLGELHDTLARKALDSAGVRTEVRTRVTSLSPHGNGRWSVSVPGETIVADTVVLAVPQREAHALLPEGALQAPERLLELGTAPILNIHVVYDRRVLTRPFFAALGSPVQWVFDRTEASGLREGQYLALSQSAAQDIVDEPVAVLRERFLPELERLLPAARDARVRDFFVTRERTATFAPAPGTARLRPGARTDAPGLYLAGAWTATGWPATMEGAVRSGAAAAEAALGALGRPRDHLPALHEEAA, from the coding sequence ATGAGCGAGGCCACGCTGCCGGGCGAACCGGGGGCGGACGCGGCCGGCCGTGCCGGGGGACCGGCCACCGCCGTCGTGGTCGGCGGCGGGCTCGCCGGCGTCACTGCCGCGCTCGCGCTCGCCGACGCCGGTGTCCGGGTCACCCTGCTGGAGGGCAGGCCCCGCCTCGGCGGGCTCGCCTTCTCCTTCCACCGCGGCGACCTCACCGTCGACAACGGCCAGCACGTCTATCTGCGCTGCTGCACCGCCTACCGCTGGTTCCTCGACCGCATCGACGCCGCCTCCCTCGCCCCGCTGCAGGACCGGCTCGAAGTACCCGTTGTCGACCCGCGGCGGAGACCGGGACGCAGACTCGGCACCCTGCGGCGCGACGCGCTGCCCGTGCCCCTGCACCTCGGACGCAGCCTCGCCACCTACCCGCACCTCTCGCTCACCGAGCGCGCGAAGGTGGGCAGGGCCGCCCTCGCCCTCCGTGCCCTGGACCTCGACGATCCCGCGCTGGACGAGCGGGACTTCGCCGGCTGGCTGGCCGAGCACGGCCAGTCGGAGCGCGCCGTCGAGGCACTGTGGGACCTCGTGGGGGTCGCCACCCTCAACGCGGTGGCCAAGGACGCCTCCCTGGCGCTCGCCGCGATGGTGTTCAAGACCGGTCTGCTGTCCGACCCGGGAGCGGCCGACATCGGCTGGGCCCGCGTCCCGCTGGGCGAACTGCACGACACCCTGGCCCGCAAGGCGCTCGACTCCGCGGGCGTGCGTACCGAGGTCCGTACACGAGTCACCTCCCTCTCCCCCCACGGAAACGGACGCTGGAGCGTGTCGGTTCCCGGCGAGACCATCGTGGCCGACACCGTCGTCCTCGCCGTACCCCAGCGCGAGGCCCACGCCCTGCTGCCCGAAGGGGCGCTCCAGGCCCCGGAGAGACTGCTGGAACTCGGCACCGCGCCCATCCTGAACATCCACGTCGTCTACGACCGCCGGGTGCTGACCCGGCCCTTCTTCGCCGCCCTCGGCTCCCCGGTGCAGTGGGTCTTCGACCGCACCGAGGCATCCGGGCTGCGTGAGGGCCAGTACCTGGCGCTGTCCCAGTCGGCCGCCCAGGACATCGTCGACGAACCCGTGGCGGTCCTGCGGGAGCGGTTCCTGCCCGAGCTGGAGCGGCTGCTGCCCGCCGCCCGCGACGCCCGCGTGCGCGACTTCTTCGTCACCCGCGAACGCACCGCCACCTTCGCCCCCGCCCCGGGCACCGCCCGGCTGCGTCCCGGCGCCCGCACCGACGCCCCCGGCCTCTACCTGGCCGGCGCGTGGACCGCCACCGGGTGGCCCGCGACCATGGAGGGCGCGGTCCGCAGCGGCGCCGCCGCCGCGGAAGCGGCGCTCGGCGCGCTCGGCCGGCCTCGCGACCACCTCCCCGCCCTGCACGAGGAGGCCGCATGA